AAATTTTTTATTGTATTTTTTATATACAGATAAAGCATATTCATTAGCTTGTTCTTTAGTCATTTATCTCCTCATCTAAATATTTTTTATGTCCAGTAATTTCGCTTGTTTTTTCAAATAAAAGATAATCTTTTTTTTGAGTATCAGAATAGACTCCTGCATTTACTTCATAAAGTATTTTTTGAATAATTAATTGCTCATAAATCATTTTATTTCTATGGAATCTTTCTTTCATAACAAAAAATGAAGTTAAAGAAGTAAGAAGTGAACTTGAAGCTGAAACTAGTGTTGTTATGATAGGAAAATCAGATCCTCCTGCACCAAGGATTGAAAAAGACTGTGCAAGCTCTGGAAATTTGGCTCTATGAATGATGGCAGCAAGATGTAATGAGCTGACAATTGTTGAGTAAAAAACAAGACACAAACTTGCTATATTTAACAAGTAAAAACTATATTTATAAATATTCATCTTAATTAAAGAATCATTTAAATGTTTGTTGAAAAAATCATAAAAACTTATTTTCATTAGATCTCTCCTCTAAAGTACTTTATGATGAATTGTTTAAATCCTAGCCTTTCGTTATTATGGTGTTTTTTTACACTCTTGTTTATTAAAGCAACAAACTCTTCAGGAGTTCATTTGTTTTCTTCAGAGTTAAACTTAATGCTATAGTATTTGATTTCTCTTTTGATTCTTCGATAGTGTTTATATTTCATGTTAATTTTATAAAACTGAAAAAATATTCCCAAAAAGAAATTAAGAATAATAAAAAAGCTCAAAATAGAAATCAAAACAATAGTAGTTGTAGCACTTGTTGAAGAGTTACTATTAGCTGGTATTTTTTTAATCATCAATGAAAATATATAAGATGAAATTGAAACAATTGTTAAGTTTAAAAAAATAATCCCGATAGATAAAAGGTTATCTAAGATGATGTTAATAACCAAAGATCTCTTCATATATGCAGATTTTTTTTCAAAATAAATTCTAGATTTATTGATAGTTTTTTTCTTAAAAGGTTTAAACATATTTTTATTATAAATATAAAAACCTTATAAATCTACAAAATAAAAAAGATATTCTTTTGAATAACTTTATTTGTGATTTCTTGATGATAAAAACTTGAAAATCAAAACAACAAAATAATAAAAATTTTTAGACTTTAGATTAAAGAAAAAAGCAATAGAAGATAACTTATATCTCATATTGCTTTTTAACTTTTTTTAACTAAAAATACAAGATTTATTTTTTATTTTTAGTCTGAATTATTCCATATCTTAGTTGTTCTCCACCATGCAATTCTTCAAACAAAATTTTATCCACTTCATTTGGAATGTAACCTTCGAAAAATTGAGTATTTTTAATGTAATCTGATAATGAAAAATCCTTCTTTTTATTAGTTGATTTTAACAA
The sequence above is a segment of the Mycoplasmopsis pulmonis genome. Coding sequences within it:
- a CDS encoding DUF4231 domain-containing protein; the protein is MKISFYDFFNKHLNDSLIKMNIYKYSFYLLNIASLCLVFYSTIVSSLHLAAIIHRAKFPELAQSFSILGAGGSDFPIITTLVSASSSLLTSLTSFFVMKERFHRNKMIYEQLIIQKILYEVNAGVYSDTQKKDYLLFEKTSEITGHKKYLDEEIND